Proteins encoded in a region of the Populus nigra chromosome 3, ddPopNigr1.1, whole genome shotgun sequence genome:
- the LOC133689278 gene encoding NAC domain-containing protein 90-like, with protein MIPPGFRFYPTEEELVSFYLHNKLEARREDLLRVMDRLIPVLDIYGFNPWELPQFSGDLCHGDPEEWFFFIRRQESEARGGRPKRLTSSGYWKATGSPSPVYSSNSNRSIGEKRTMVFYEGRAPRGRKTEWKMNEFKAMEEEAEASYSNGGHPRLRQEFSLCRVYKKSKFVRAFDRRPSGVEMGTEMRAQATPGTEVTSSPHQNPSTAETVPCSHDILSLGDHGQTFQTGESSYLASIDTDNQPIWDWEQLEWCYSDRDNIEKVQSA; from the exons ATGATTCCACCAGGGTTTCGATTTTACCCAACAGAAGAAGAACTGGTCTCATTTTATCTGCATAACAAGCTTGAAGCAAGGAGAGAGGACCTCCTACGGGTTATGGACCGCCTTATACCGGTTCTTGATATATACGGGTTCAATCCATGGGAGCTTCCGC AATTTTCAGGAGATTTGTGCCATGGAGATCCTGAAGAATGGTTTTTCTTCATTCGAAGGCAAGAAAGCGAAGCCCGTGGAGGGAGGCCGAAGCGACTCACAAGTAGTGGATATTGGAAAGCTACTGGCTCTCCTTCTCCTGTTTACTCTTCCAATAGTAATCGTAGCATTGGCGAGAAAAGAACCATGGTGTTCTACGAGGGAAGGGCTCCAAGAGGACGAAAAACCGAGTGGAAAATGAACGAATTTAaggctatggaagaagaagcagaagcatCGTATTCAAATGGTGGACATCCAAGG CTAAGGCAAGAATTCAGTTTGTGTCGGGTTTACAAGAAGTCCAAATTCGTGCGAGCATTTGATAGACGGCCATCAGGAGTGGAGATGGGTACTGAGATGAGAGCTCAAGCAACCCCCGGCACCGAGGTCACATCATCACCTCATCAAAACCCTTCAACGGCGGAGACAGTACCATGCTCGCATGATATTTTATCCTTAGGAGACCATGGCCAGACCTTCCAAACTGGAGAAAGTAGTTACCTGGCAAGCATCGATACTGATAATCAACCTATTTGGGACTGGGAGCAATTAGAATGGTGCTACAGTGACAGGGACAATATTGAAAAAGTCCAATCCGCATAG
- the LOC133688321 gene encoding vacuolar protein sorting-associated protein 55 homolog isoform X2, with the protein MFSASILLQILACAIYNNWWPMLSALMYVLVPMPCLFFGGGSTQFLTSRDGGGWIDAAKFLTGASAVGSIAIPIILRHAHMIETGAMWIEFTSFVIFVCTVMCFHRASLEDEW; encoded by the exons ATGTTTTCGGCTAGCATTCTGCTACAGATATTG GCTTGTGCAATATACAATAATTGGTGGCCCATGCTATCAG CTCTCATGTATGTGCTGGTGCCTATGCCTTGCTTATTCTTTGGGGGTGGATCCACTCAGTTTCTGACCAGCAGGGATGGTGGGGG TTGGATAGATGCTGCTAAATTCCTGACGGGGGCGTCAGCTGTTGGGAGTATAGCCATTCCCATTATCCTTAGGCACGCTCATATGATTGAAACCGGGGCTATGTGGATTGAGTTCACATCATTTGTCATATTTGTCTGCACTGTCATGTGTTTTCACCGTGCTAGCCTAGAAGACGAGTGGTGA
- the LOC133688321 gene encoding vacuolar protein sorting-associated protein 55 homolog isoform X1 — protein MEWFLLSAVLAGLAFMFSASILLQILACAIYNNWWPMLSALMYVLVPMPCLFFGGGSTQFLTSRDGGGWIDAAKFLTGASAVGSIAIPIILRHAHMIETGAMWIEFTSFVIFVCTVMCFHRASLEDEW, from the exons ATGGAATGGTTCCTGTTGTCTGCAGT GCTTGCTGGTCTTGCTTTTATGTTTTCGGCTAGCATTCTGCTACAGATATTG GCTTGTGCAATATACAATAATTGGTGGCCCATGCTATCAG CTCTCATGTATGTGCTGGTGCCTATGCCTTGCTTATTCTTTGGGGGTGGATCCACTCAGTTTCTGACCAGCAGGGATGGTGGGGG TTGGATAGATGCTGCTAAATTCCTGACGGGGGCGTCAGCTGTTGGGAGTATAGCCATTCCCATTATCCTTAGGCACGCTCATATGATTGAAACCGGGGCTATGTGGATTGAGTTCACATCATTTGTCATATTTGTCTGCACTGTCATGTGTTTTCACCGTGCTAGCCTAGAAGACGAGTGGTGA